A part of Drosophila ananassae strain 14024-0371.13 chromosome 2R, ASM1763931v2, whole genome shotgun sequence genomic DNA contains:
- the LOC6507533 gene encoding adenylyl cyclase X E isoform X2: protein MVAIAGRLKTYEYPKRIDDRHRVRAAIFNFARFIIFMEVMLTVHIILMFVMIKDLVWITLLPEFLLILIMPLVWLLSFRDNESYYFVHSMCSWITGILLSLMDITKSVFRKPVFPLVPCYDHLVILSVYTMLPVAYQGYNSIYLGAAVSIIYISFVAWSVDAREASGAAIIAYSSYLVFLNLVLVFFICAREYRFLRVILTRFQLVFQNIALKAVMKKEKDLLESILPRTMVRTLQEDVKTRLQDDDNFARSGSITRKLYIEPFPEVSILVADMVNYTYLTTTLEASDLVEILHELFVNFDLAAKRNRSLRIKFLGDAYNCVAGIPTYFPTHANSCVDQALEMISITKDLSHRRHLSINLRIGVHSGELLAGIIGRIRWQFDIWSKDVDITNRLEVSGRPGMVHVSARTLRLLDDQYLYEEGTEEANQDPILKKAMIHTYLISGRVNDNNYEFTDPEEELVSSSSVTSYRFSLGHIFDDIETKTVREMVHEVEKLPVGREDRFNCKDRGDQMEKLTERYMFNGQVHFLIPIFRSWKREQRFHNQPDNLISYSMALMFLGGLVIFVMGTVDISSNEHLPILVGLLLTLFVLCFVAAYKKLWLQNPRHTVSDYPSFFLSLWLFKLSQLIEDSVFFRSALVIQGVILLYTLTSLRVFACDIAKLEVEIIVSNLLNEHPLMTCFMPWSVTYGVTVILFILLIIDGFPFFLKLIVGAILVASHLGTIHAFYGLAFERSESTFEGLRSDYAHTWYLLSFFIIYALLGRHLAYIKKSCFFMRLRYEDKLKETTFRTHSMKIIMANILPAHVAEVFKERNRHDQLYYENFDKVAVMFASIENCEVDTMGLRALHEFICFFDDLLATYHNKYKIEKIKVMGWTYMVACGLEVDHGADSSLNIPRVSELSSDRRRSNVSVRFGSLEQGEATSVHSQTNEHDDDDMAVIVMADFALGLLRIMRKIQEALKGNLKIGISHGAVMAGVVGLSKPYYDIWGHTVNMASRMTSTGVLNEIQVTLKTALVLRRYNIRCNFRGMTFVKGLGEVPTFLVALEQGLVFLPNHPAEHNQSDYMLFEKLSLRFAPSFVGPISPSSGVGLDEGEDELEEESMETDLLTGGSEISGDC from the exons ATGGTTGCAATTGCGGGTAGACTTAAAACATATGAGTACCCAAAAC GAATCGACGATCGCCACCGAGTACGCGCtgcaatatttaattttgctcGCTTTATTATATTCATGGAAGTGATGTTGACTGTTCATATAATACTAATGTTCGTCATGATAAAG GATCTAGTATGGATTACTCTGCTGCCCgaatttttattgattttaattaTGCCGCTCGTTTGGTTGTTAAGCTTTAGAGATAACGAAAGCTACTACTTCGTCCACTCGATGTGCAGTTGGATTACGGGGATCTTGCTATCACTAATGG ACATCACAAAATCCGTTTTTCGAAAACCCGTGTTTCCCCTGGTACCATGCTACGATCATCTAGTAATTCTCTCAGTCTACACGATGCTGCCCGTTGCCTACCAGGGCTATAATAGTATCTATCTCGGCGCGGCAGTGTCCATAATATACATCTCCTTTGTTGCTTGGTCGGTCGATGCCAGGGAAGCTTCAGGGGCAGCGATCATTGCATACTCCTCGTACCTAGTTTTTCTCAATCTggttttggtgttttttatttgcGCGAGGGAGTACAGGTTTCTGCGCGTCATACTAACACGATTTCAGTTAGTCTTTCAGAACATAGCCTTAAAG GCGGTCATGAAAAAAGAGAAGGACTTGCTAGAGTCGATTCTTCCACGTACTATGGTGCGTACCCTTCAAGAAGATGTCAAGACCCGTCTCCAAGACGACGATAACTTCGCACGTAGTGGTTCCATTACACG AAAATTATACATCGAGCCCTTCCCGGAGGTGTCCATTCTAGTGGCGGATATGGTGAACTATACGTATCTAACCACGACACTGGAAGCGTCTGATCTGGTGGAGATCCTGCATGAGCTTTTTGTCAACTTCGACTTGGCAGCCAAGCGAAATAGGTCGCTTCGCATAAAGTTCCTGGGCGATGCCTACAACTGTGTGGCTGGCATCCCGACCTACTTTCCCACCCACGCCAACAGCTGCGTGGACCAGGCTCTGGAAATGATCAGTATTACCAAGGACCTGAGCCACCGACGCCATTTGAGCATTAATCTGCGCATTGGAGTTCACTCCGGAGAGTTGCTGGCGGGGATCATCGGGCGGATTAGGTGGCAGTTCGATATTTGGTCGAAGGACGTCGATATCACCAATCGCCTAGAAGTGTCCGGGCGTCCCGGAATGGTACACGTGTCGGCGCGGACGTTGAGGCTGCTGGACGATCAGTATTTATACGAGGAGGGCACCGAAGAGGCCAATCAGGACCCTATTTTGAAAAAGGCAATGATACACACATACCTAATAAGCGGCCGAGTGAACGACAATAATTATGAGTTTACCGATCCGGAGGAAGAGCTTGTCAGCAGCTCTTCGGTGACCTCCTACCGCTTTAGCCTGGGTCACATTTTCGATGACATCGAGACCAAGACGGTGCGCGAAATGGTACACGAGGTGGAGAAACTGCCGGTTGGTCGAGAAGACAGATTCAACTGCAAAGATAGGGGTGATCAAATGGAAAAGCTTACTGAACGGTACATGTTCAACGGTCAGGTGCACTTCCTTATTCCGATATTTCGCAGCTGGAAGCGGGAGCAGAGGTTCCACAATCAACCGGACAATTTAATCTCATACAGCATGGCACTGATGTTCCTGGGCGGTCTGGTAATATTTGTAATGGGCACTGTCGACAT CTCCAGCAATGAGCACCTACCGATACTTGTGGGTTTGCTGTTGACTCTGTTTGTTCTGTGTTTTGTAGCCGCCTACAAAAAGCTGTGGCTGCAAAACCCGCGACACACGGTTTCGGATTATCCCTCGTTCTTCCTCAGCCTCTGGCTCTTCAAACTTTCGCAACTCATTGAGGATTCTGTGTTTTTTCGATCGGCACTTGTCATCCAAGGAGTGATCCTGCTCTACACTCTTACCTCGCTGCGGGTG TTTGCCTGTGACATTGCAAAGCTGGAGGTGGAGATTATCGTGTCCAATCTACTGAACGAACATCCTTTAATGACTTGCTTTATGCCCTGG TCTGTGACCTATGGCGTGACGGTGATACTCTTCATCCTTCTCATAATCGACGGATTTCCGTTCTTCCTCAAGCTGATAGTGGGTGCTATTCTGGTGGCCTCCCACCTTGGCACCATCCACGCCTTTTACGGGCTCGCCTTCGAGCGCTCGGAATCCACATTCGAGGGTCTTAGGTCGGATTACGCCCACACGTGGTATCTCTTGAgcttttttataatttatgcgCTGCTGGGGCGCCACTTGGCTTACATTAAAAAGTCCTGTTTTTT CATGCGTCTCAGATACGAGGACAAGCTCAAGGAAACGACTTTTCGGACGCACTCGATGAAGATCATCATGGCCAATATCCTGCCCGCGCATGTGGCCGAGGTTTTTAAGGAACGCAATCGCCACGACCAACTATACTATGAGAACTTTGACAAGGTTGCCGTGATGTTCGCCTCTATAGAGAACTGTGAGGTGGACACGATGGGGCTGCGAGCACTGCACGAGTTTATTTGCTTCTTCGACGATCTGCTCGCCACCTACCACAATAAGTACAAAATCGAAAAGATAAAGGTCATGGGATGGACGTATATGGTGGCCTGTGGCTTGGAAGTAGACCACGGCGCGGACTCTTCCTTAAATATTCCACGGGTGTCCGAGCTGAGCTCCGACCGTCGGCGGTCCAACG TAAGCGTTCGTTTTGGATCACTTGAGCAAGGGGAGGCGACCTCAGTACACAGCCAGACTAACGAGCACGATGATGACGATATGGCTGTCATTGTGATGGCCGATTTCGCCCTGGGACTCCTGCGAATAATGCGGAAGATTCAGGAAGCGCTGAAGGGCAACCTCAAAATTG gcatctCGCACGGGGCCGTAATGGCCGGCGTGGTTGGACTATCAAAGCCGTACTACGACATCTGGGGACACACCGTTAACATGGCCTCCCGGATGACCAGCACGGGAGTTCTCAACGAAATCCAGGTAACCTTGAAGACTGCGTTAGTCCTGCGACGCTACAATATTCGCTGCAATTTCCGAGGAATGACATTTGTGAAGGGATTGGGCGAGGTGCCAACTTTCTTGGTTGCCTTGGAACAAGGGCTGGTGTTCCTGCCCAACCACCCTGCAGAACACAACCAGAGCGACTATATGCTTTTTGAAAAGCTGAGCCTGAGATTCGCGCCCAGCTTTGTTGGCCCGATATCACCCAGTTCCGGAGTTGGGTTAGATGAGGGGGAGGATGAGTTGGAGGAGGAGTCGATGGAAACAGATCTCCTGACGGGGGGAAGCGAAATCAGTGGTGACTGTTAG
- the LOC6507533 gene encoding adenylyl cyclase X E isoform X1, protein MKGTAGKDAACDYHSLTSIRGLEWLQLRKKCSDLNLEGIDDRHRVRAAIFNFARFIIFMEVMLTVHIILMFVMIKDLVWITLLPEFLLILIMPLVWLLSFRDNESYYFVHSMCSWITGILLSLMDITKSVFRKPVFPLVPCYDHLVILSVYTMLPVAYQGYNSIYLGAAVSIIYISFVAWSVDAREASGAAIIAYSSYLVFLNLVLVFFICAREYRFLRVILTRFQLVFQNIALKAVMKKEKDLLESILPRTMVRTLQEDVKTRLQDDDNFARSGSITRKLYIEPFPEVSILVADMVNYTYLTTTLEASDLVEILHELFVNFDLAAKRNRSLRIKFLGDAYNCVAGIPTYFPTHANSCVDQALEMISITKDLSHRRHLSINLRIGVHSGELLAGIIGRIRWQFDIWSKDVDITNRLEVSGRPGMVHVSARTLRLLDDQYLYEEGTEEANQDPILKKAMIHTYLISGRVNDNNYEFTDPEEELVSSSSVTSYRFSLGHIFDDIETKTVREMVHEVEKLPVGREDRFNCKDRGDQMEKLTERYMFNGQVHFLIPIFRSWKREQRFHNQPDNLISYSMALMFLGGLVIFVMGTVDISSNEHLPILVGLLLTLFVLCFVAAYKKLWLQNPRHTVSDYPSFFLSLWLFKLSQLIEDSVFFRSALVIQGVILLYTLTSLRVFACDIAKLEVEIIVSNLLNEHPLMTCFMPWSVTYGVTVILFILLIIDGFPFFLKLIVGAILVASHLGTIHAFYGLAFERSESTFEGLRSDYAHTWYLLSFFIIYALLGRHLAYIKKSCFFMRLRYEDKLKETTFRTHSMKIIMANILPAHVAEVFKERNRHDQLYYENFDKVAVMFASIENCEVDTMGLRALHEFICFFDDLLATYHNKYKIEKIKVMGWTYMVACGLEVDHGADSSLNIPRVSELSSDRRRSNVSVRFGSLEQGEATSVHSQTNEHDDDDMAVIVMADFALGLLRIMRKIQEALKGNLKIGISHGAVMAGVVGLSKPYYDIWGHTVNMASRMTSTGVLNEIQVTLKTALVLRRYNIRCNFRGMTFVKGLGEVPTFLVALEQGLVFLPNHPAEHNQSDYMLFEKLSLRFAPSFVGPISPSSGVGLDEGEDELEEESMETDLLTGGSEISGDC, encoded by the exons ATGAAAGGTACAGCGGGTAAGGACGCAGCGTGTGACTATCACTCGCTGACCAGCATCCGAGGCTTGGAATGGTTGCAATTGCGG AAAAAGTGTAGCGACTTAAACCTGGAAGGAATCGACGATCGCCACCGAGTACGCGCtgcaatatttaattttgctcGCTTTATTATATTCATGGAAGTGATGTTGACTGTTCATATAATACTAATGTTCGTCATGATAAAG GATCTAGTATGGATTACTCTGCTGCCCgaatttttattgattttaattaTGCCGCTCGTTTGGTTGTTAAGCTTTAGAGATAACGAAAGCTACTACTTCGTCCACTCGATGTGCAGTTGGATTACGGGGATCTTGCTATCACTAATGG ACATCACAAAATCCGTTTTTCGAAAACCCGTGTTTCCCCTGGTACCATGCTACGATCATCTAGTAATTCTCTCAGTCTACACGATGCTGCCCGTTGCCTACCAGGGCTATAATAGTATCTATCTCGGCGCGGCAGTGTCCATAATATACATCTCCTTTGTTGCTTGGTCGGTCGATGCCAGGGAAGCTTCAGGGGCAGCGATCATTGCATACTCCTCGTACCTAGTTTTTCTCAATCTggttttggtgttttttatttgcGCGAGGGAGTACAGGTTTCTGCGCGTCATACTAACACGATTTCAGTTAGTCTTTCAGAACATAGCCTTAAAG GCGGTCATGAAAAAAGAGAAGGACTTGCTAGAGTCGATTCTTCCACGTACTATGGTGCGTACCCTTCAAGAAGATGTCAAGACCCGTCTCCAAGACGACGATAACTTCGCACGTAGTGGTTCCATTACACG AAAATTATACATCGAGCCCTTCCCGGAGGTGTCCATTCTAGTGGCGGATATGGTGAACTATACGTATCTAACCACGACACTGGAAGCGTCTGATCTGGTGGAGATCCTGCATGAGCTTTTTGTCAACTTCGACTTGGCAGCCAAGCGAAATAGGTCGCTTCGCATAAAGTTCCTGGGCGATGCCTACAACTGTGTGGCTGGCATCCCGACCTACTTTCCCACCCACGCCAACAGCTGCGTGGACCAGGCTCTGGAAATGATCAGTATTACCAAGGACCTGAGCCACCGACGCCATTTGAGCATTAATCTGCGCATTGGAGTTCACTCCGGAGAGTTGCTGGCGGGGATCATCGGGCGGATTAGGTGGCAGTTCGATATTTGGTCGAAGGACGTCGATATCACCAATCGCCTAGAAGTGTCCGGGCGTCCCGGAATGGTACACGTGTCGGCGCGGACGTTGAGGCTGCTGGACGATCAGTATTTATACGAGGAGGGCACCGAAGAGGCCAATCAGGACCCTATTTTGAAAAAGGCAATGATACACACATACCTAATAAGCGGCCGAGTGAACGACAATAATTATGAGTTTACCGATCCGGAGGAAGAGCTTGTCAGCAGCTCTTCGGTGACCTCCTACCGCTTTAGCCTGGGTCACATTTTCGATGACATCGAGACCAAGACGGTGCGCGAAATGGTACACGAGGTGGAGAAACTGCCGGTTGGTCGAGAAGACAGATTCAACTGCAAAGATAGGGGTGATCAAATGGAAAAGCTTACTGAACGGTACATGTTCAACGGTCAGGTGCACTTCCTTATTCCGATATTTCGCAGCTGGAAGCGGGAGCAGAGGTTCCACAATCAACCGGACAATTTAATCTCATACAGCATGGCACTGATGTTCCTGGGCGGTCTGGTAATATTTGTAATGGGCACTGTCGACAT CTCCAGCAATGAGCACCTACCGATACTTGTGGGTTTGCTGTTGACTCTGTTTGTTCTGTGTTTTGTAGCCGCCTACAAAAAGCTGTGGCTGCAAAACCCGCGACACACGGTTTCGGATTATCCCTCGTTCTTCCTCAGCCTCTGGCTCTTCAAACTTTCGCAACTCATTGAGGATTCTGTGTTTTTTCGATCGGCACTTGTCATCCAAGGAGTGATCCTGCTCTACACTCTTACCTCGCTGCGGGTG TTTGCCTGTGACATTGCAAAGCTGGAGGTGGAGATTATCGTGTCCAATCTACTGAACGAACATCCTTTAATGACTTGCTTTATGCCCTGG TCTGTGACCTATGGCGTGACGGTGATACTCTTCATCCTTCTCATAATCGACGGATTTCCGTTCTTCCTCAAGCTGATAGTGGGTGCTATTCTGGTGGCCTCCCACCTTGGCACCATCCACGCCTTTTACGGGCTCGCCTTCGAGCGCTCGGAATCCACATTCGAGGGTCTTAGGTCGGATTACGCCCACACGTGGTATCTCTTGAgcttttttataatttatgcgCTGCTGGGGCGCCACTTGGCTTACATTAAAAAGTCCTGTTTTTT CATGCGTCTCAGATACGAGGACAAGCTCAAGGAAACGACTTTTCGGACGCACTCGATGAAGATCATCATGGCCAATATCCTGCCCGCGCATGTGGCCGAGGTTTTTAAGGAACGCAATCGCCACGACCAACTATACTATGAGAACTTTGACAAGGTTGCCGTGATGTTCGCCTCTATAGAGAACTGTGAGGTGGACACGATGGGGCTGCGAGCACTGCACGAGTTTATTTGCTTCTTCGACGATCTGCTCGCCACCTACCACAATAAGTACAAAATCGAAAAGATAAAGGTCATGGGATGGACGTATATGGTGGCCTGTGGCTTGGAAGTAGACCACGGCGCGGACTCTTCCTTAAATATTCCACGGGTGTCCGAGCTGAGCTCCGACCGTCGGCGGTCCAACG TAAGCGTTCGTTTTGGATCACTTGAGCAAGGGGAGGCGACCTCAGTACACAGCCAGACTAACGAGCACGATGATGACGATATGGCTGTCATTGTGATGGCCGATTTCGCCCTGGGACTCCTGCGAATAATGCGGAAGATTCAGGAAGCGCTGAAGGGCAACCTCAAAATTG gcatctCGCACGGGGCCGTAATGGCCGGCGTGGTTGGACTATCAAAGCCGTACTACGACATCTGGGGACACACCGTTAACATGGCCTCCCGGATGACCAGCACGGGAGTTCTCAACGAAATCCAGGTAACCTTGAAGACTGCGTTAGTCCTGCGACGCTACAATATTCGCTGCAATTTCCGAGGAATGACATTTGTGAAGGGATTGGGCGAGGTGCCAACTTTCTTGGTTGCCTTGGAACAAGGGCTGGTGTTCCTGCCCAACCACCCTGCAGAACACAACCAGAGCGACTATATGCTTTTTGAAAAGCTGAGCCTGAGATTCGCGCCCAGCTTTGTTGGCCCGATATCACCCAGTTCCGGAGTTGGGTTAGATGAGGGGGAGGATGAGTTGGAGGAGGAGTCGATGGAAACAGATCTCCTGACGGGGGGAAGCGAAATCAGTGGTGACTGTTAG
- the LOC6507533 gene encoding adenylyl cyclase X E isoform X3 yields MPLVWLLSFRDNESYYFVHSMCSWITGILLSLMDITKSVFRKPVFPLVPCYDHLVILSVYTMLPVAYQGYNSIYLGAAVSIIYISFVAWSVDAREASGAAIIAYSSYLVFLNLVLVFFICAREYRFLRVILTRFQLVFQNIALKAVMKKEKDLLESILPRTMVRTLQEDVKTRLQDDDNFARSGSITRKLYIEPFPEVSILVADMVNYTYLTTTLEASDLVEILHELFVNFDLAAKRNRSLRIKFLGDAYNCVAGIPTYFPTHANSCVDQALEMISITKDLSHRRHLSINLRIGVHSGELLAGIIGRIRWQFDIWSKDVDITNRLEVSGRPGMVHVSARTLRLLDDQYLYEEGTEEANQDPILKKAMIHTYLISGRVNDNNYEFTDPEEELVSSSSVTSYRFSLGHIFDDIETKTVREMVHEVEKLPVGREDRFNCKDRGDQMEKLTERYMFNGQVHFLIPIFRSWKREQRFHNQPDNLISYSMALMFLGGLVIFVMGTVDISSNEHLPILVGLLLTLFVLCFVAAYKKLWLQNPRHTVSDYPSFFLSLWLFKLSQLIEDSVFFRSALVIQGVILLYTLTSLRVFACDIAKLEVEIIVSNLLNEHPLMTCFMPWSVTYGVTVILFILLIIDGFPFFLKLIVGAILVASHLGTIHAFYGLAFERSESTFEGLRSDYAHTWYLLSFFIIYALLGRHLAYIKKSCFFMRLRYEDKLKETTFRTHSMKIIMANILPAHVAEVFKERNRHDQLYYENFDKVAVMFASIENCEVDTMGLRALHEFICFFDDLLATYHNKYKIEKIKVMGWTYMVACGLEVDHGADSSLNIPRVSELSSDRRRSNVSVRFGSLEQGEATSVHSQTNEHDDDDMAVIVMADFALGLLRIMRKIQEALKGNLKIGISHGAVMAGVVGLSKPYYDIWGHTVNMASRMTSTGVLNEIQVTLKTALVLRRYNIRCNFRGMTFVKGLGEVPTFLVALEQGLVFLPNHPAEHNQSDYMLFEKLSLRFAPSFVGPISPSSGVGLDEGEDELEEESMETDLLTGGSEISGDC; encoded by the exons aTGCCGCTCGTTTGGTTGTTAAGCTTTAGAGATAACGAAAGCTACTACTTCGTCCACTCGATGTGCAGTTGGATTACGGGGATCTTGCTATCACTAATGG ACATCACAAAATCCGTTTTTCGAAAACCCGTGTTTCCCCTGGTACCATGCTACGATCATCTAGTAATTCTCTCAGTCTACACGATGCTGCCCGTTGCCTACCAGGGCTATAATAGTATCTATCTCGGCGCGGCAGTGTCCATAATATACATCTCCTTTGTTGCTTGGTCGGTCGATGCCAGGGAAGCTTCAGGGGCAGCGATCATTGCATACTCCTCGTACCTAGTTTTTCTCAATCTggttttggtgttttttatttgcGCGAGGGAGTACAGGTTTCTGCGCGTCATACTAACACGATTTCAGTTAGTCTTTCAGAACATAGCCTTAAAG GCGGTCATGAAAAAAGAGAAGGACTTGCTAGAGTCGATTCTTCCACGTACTATGGTGCGTACCCTTCAAGAAGATGTCAAGACCCGTCTCCAAGACGACGATAACTTCGCACGTAGTGGTTCCATTACACG AAAATTATACATCGAGCCCTTCCCGGAGGTGTCCATTCTAGTGGCGGATATGGTGAACTATACGTATCTAACCACGACACTGGAAGCGTCTGATCTGGTGGAGATCCTGCATGAGCTTTTTGTCAACTTCGACTTGGCAGCCAAGCGAAATAGGTCGCTTCGCATAAAGTTCCTGGGCGATGCCTACAACTGTGTGGCTGGCATCCCGACCTACTTTCCCACCCACGCCAACAGCTGCGTGGACCAGGCTCTGGAAATGATCAGTATTACCAAGGACCTGAGCCACCGACGCCATTTGAGCATTAATCTGCGCATTGGAGTTCACTCCGGAGAGTTGCTGGCGGGGATCATCGGGCGGATTAGGTGGCAGTTCGATATTTGGTCGAAGGACGTCGATATCACCAATCGCCTAGAAGTGTCCGGGCGTCCCGGAATGGTACACGTGTCGGCGCGGACGTTGAGGCTGCTGGACGATCAGTATTTATACGAGGAGGGCACCGAAGAGGCCAATCAGGACCCTATTTTGAAAAAGGCAATGATACACACATACCTAATAAGCGGCCGAGTGAACGACAATAATTATGAGTTTACCGATCCGGAGGAAGAGCTTGTCAGCAGCTCTTCGGTGACCTCCTACCGCTTTAGCCTGGGTCACATTTTCGATGACATCGAGACCAAGACGGTGCGCGAAATGGTACACGAGGTGGAGAAACTGCCGGTTGGTCGAGAAGACAGATTCAACTGCAAAGATAGGGGTGATCAAATGGAAAAGCTTACTGAACGGTACATGTTCAACGGTCAGGTGCACTTCCTTATTCCGATATTTCGCAGCTGGAAGCGGGAGCAGAGGTTCCACAATCAACCGGACAATTTAATCTCATACAGCATGGCACTGATGTTCCTGGGCGGTCTGGTAATATTTGTAATGGGCACTGTCGACAT CTCCAGCAATGAGCACCTACCGATACTTGTGGGTTTGCTGTTGACTCTGTTTGTTCTGTGTTTTGTAGCCGCCTACAAAAAGCTGTGGCTGCAAAACCCGCGACACACGGTTTCGGATTATCCCTCGTTCTTCCTCAGCCTCTGGCTCTTCAAACTTTCGCAACTCATTGAGGATTCTGTGTTTTTTCGATCGGCACTTGTCATCCAAGGAGTGATCCTGCTCTACACTCTTACCTCGCTGCGGGTG TTTGCCTGTGACATTGCAAAGCTGGAGGTGGAGATTATCGTGTCCAATCTACTGAACGAACATCCTTTAATGACTTGCTTTATGCCCTGG TCTGTGACCTATGGCGTGACGGTGATACTCTTCATCCTTCTCATAATCGACGGATTTCCGTTCTTCCTCAAGCTGATAGTGGGTGCTATTCTGGTGGCCTCCCACCTTGGCACCATCCACGCCTTTTACGGGCTCGCCTTCGAGCGCTCGGAATCCACATTCGAGGGTCTTAGGTCGGATTACGCCCACACGTGGTATCTCTTGAgcttttttataatttatgcgCTGCTGGGGCGCCACTTGGCTTACATTAAAAAGTCCTGTTTTTT CATGCGTCTCAGATACGAGGACAAGCTCAAGGAAACGACTTTTCGGACGCACTCGATGAAGATCATCATGGCCAATATCCTGCCCGCGCATGTGGCCGAGGTTTTTAAGGAACGCAATCGCCACGACCAACTATACTATGAGAACTTTGACAAGGTTGCCGTGATGTTCGCCTCTATAGAGAACTGTGAGGTGGACACGATGGGGCTGCGAGCACTGCACGAGTTTATTTGCTTCTTCGACGATCTGCTCGCCACCTACCACAATAAGTACAAAATCGAAAAGATAAAGGTCATGGGATGGACGTATATGGTGGCCTGTGGCTTGGAAGTAGACCACGGCGCGGACTCTTCCTTAAATATTCCACGGGTGTCCGAGCTGAGCTCCGACCGTCGGCGGTCCAACG TAAGCGTTCGTTTTGGATCACTTGAGCAAGGGGAGGCGACCTCAGTACACAGCCAGACTAACGAGCACGATGATGACGATATGGCTGTCATTGTGATGGCCGATTTCGCCCTGGGACTCCTGCGAATAATGCGGAAGATTCAGGAAGCGCTGAAGGGCAACCTCAAAATTG gcatctCGCACGGGGCCGTAATGGCCGGCGTGGTTGGACTATCAAAGCCGTACTACGACATCTGGGGACACACCGTTAACATGGCCTCCCGGATGACCAGCACGGGAGTTCTCAACGAAATCCAGGTAACCTTGAAGACTGCGTTAGTCCTGCGACGCTACAATATTCGCTGCAATTTCCGAGGAATGACATTTGTGAAGGGATTGGGCGAGGTGCCAACTTTCTTGGTTGCCTTGGAACAAGGGCTGGTGTTCCTGCCCAACCACCCTGCAGAACACAACCAGAGCGACTATATGCTTTTTGAAAAGCTGAGCCTGAGATTCGCGCCCAGCTTTGTTGGCCCGATATCACCCAGTTCCGGAGTTGGGTTAGATGAGGGGGAGGATGAGTTGGAGGAGGAGTCGATGGAAACAGATCTCCTGACGGGGGGAAGCGAAATCAGTGGTGACTGTTAG